In a genomic window of Oncorhynchus keta strain PuntledgeMale-10-30-2019 chromosome 28, Oket_V2, whole genome shotgun sequence:
- the LOC118361635 gene encoding U2 snRNP-associated SURP motif-containing protein isoform X2 — protein sequence MADRTPGGTQKANAKALLESKLKSFSIGKMAVSKRTLSKKEQEDIKKKEDERAAAEIYEEFLAAFEGGEGKVKAFVRGGIANATKEEAASDDKKGKLYKPKSRFETAAAPKSSFLPLETPPQFLTLDKRHTLKKANEKEKKKSNLELFKEELKQIQEERDERHKMKGRVSRFEPLSGMEGKRSSFLDDAAPGSHDVGDPSTTNLYLGNINPQMNEEMLCQEFGRYGPLASVKIMWPRTDEERARERNCGFVAFMNRRDAERALKNLNAKMIMNFEMKLGWGKGVPIPPHPIYIPPSMVEHTLPPPPSGLPFNAQPCERLKNPNAALLPPPKNKEEFDKTLSQAIVKVVIPTERNLLSLIHRMIEFVVREGPMFEAMIMNRELSNPMYRFLFENQSPAHVYYRWKLYSILQGEAPTKWRTDDFRMFKNGSLWRPPPLNPYLHGNFEEGEGPEEEEVEPGKKGCLKEEERDQLEEMLRALTPRKGDIAEAMLFCLLHAEAAEEIVECVTESLSILKTPLPKKIARLYLVSDVLYNSSAKVANASYYRKYFETKLCQVFSDLNATYKTIQGHLQSENFKQRVMSCFRAWEDWAVYPDPFLIKLQNIFLGLVNLSADKEAPAPITVEKPSVEHLAPGLLSQPESAEDIDGAPIGEDMDGASLEDVDGVPIGLDGGTMVDGAPLGSAPLVSVPLDRALLGMDDLDGVPIKAPEEDIDGVPLDHAAAKAASFKVAPSKWEAVDESELEAQAVTTSKWEIFEQPEEKKDEDDSDDEDTKSSRSEEPPSYPNPIRDDLDSKTKHSEMNEDRRTKLREIEVKVMKFQDELESGKKPKKSGQSLQEQVENYREKLLQKEKEKEKLEREKEREKKDKEKSEARSKDIKKEKESTPTRKDRRGLSPVVARKRRHSGSPGSPPRSSSRRVRSPSPRSERSERLYSKDVGSSRSRSSHKDSPRTTIIKKSSKRSPSLSRTPKRSRRSRSRTPKKSTKKSCSKSRSPHRSHKKSKKSKH from the exons ATGGCGGACAGAACGCCTGGTGGTACGCAGAAAGCCAACGCAAAG GCGCTGCTGGAGAGCAAGTTGAAGTCCTTCAGCATTGGAAAAATGGCCGTGAGTAAGAGGACCCTAAGCAAGAAGGAACAAGAGGATATCAAAAAGAAG GAGGATGAGCGGGCAGCTGCAGAGATCTATGAAGAGTTCCTGGCTGCGttcgagggaggagagggaaaggtcaAGGCCTTCGTCCGGGGGGGCATTGCTAATGCAACTAAAG AGGAGGCTGCTTCTGATGATAAGAAGGGCAAGCTGTATAAACCTAAGTCACGCTTTGAAACAGCAGCAGCACCGAAAAGCAGCTTCCTGCCTTTGGAAACCCCTCCGCAGTTTTTAACATTAGATAAAAGACAT ACACTGAAGAAAGCAAATGAAAAGGAAAAGAAGAAGAGTAATCTAGAGCTCTTTAAGGAAGAACTTAAACA aaTACAGGAAGAGCGGGATGAAAGACACAAGATGAAAGGCAGAGTCAGTCGATTTGAACCTCTCTCCGGGATGGAGGGAAAACGCTCCTCAT tTTTGGATGACGCTGCACCTGGTTCCCATGACGTCGGAGACCCCTCTACAACTAACTTATACCTCGGCAACATCAACCCACAG ATGAATGAGGAGATGCTGTGTCAGGAGTTTGGGCGCTACGGCCCTCTGGCCAGCGTGAAGATCATGTGGCCGCGGACAGATgaagagagggccagggagaggaACTGTGGCTTTGTGGCCTTCATGAACCGGAGGGATGCGGAGAGAGCTCTGAAGAATCTCAACG CGAAGATGATCATGAACTTTGAAATGAAGCTGGGCTGGGGTAAAGGCGTGCCCATCCCCCCTCACCCCATCTACATCCCCCCGTCTATGGTGGAGCACACACTCCCCCCGCCGCCCTCCGGCCTGCCCTTCAACGCACAGCCCTGTGAGAGGCTGAAGAACCCCAACGCCGCCCTGCTCCCTCCGCCCAAGAACAAGGAGGAATTCGACAAG ACTCTGTCGCAAGCCATAGTCAAAGTGGTTATCCCAACAGAAAG GAATTTGCTCTCTCTCATCCACCGAATGATCGAGTTTGTGGTGCGTGAGGGCCCCATGTTCGAAGCCATGATCATGAATCGAGAGCTCAGCAACCCCATGTACag GTTTCTGTTTGAGAACCAGAGCCCAGCACACGTGTACTACCGCTGGAAACTCTACTCCATACTACAG GGAGAAGCACCAACAAAATGGCGGACGGACGACTTCCGCATGTTCAAGAACGGCTCGCTGTGGCGCCCTCCTCCCCTCAATCCCTACCTGCACGGCAATTTTGAGGAGGGGGAGGGgcctgaggaggaagaggtggagccTGGGAAGAAAGGCTGCCTAAAAGAAGA AGAGCGTGATCAGCTGGAGGAGATGTTGAGGGCTCTGACTCCTAGAAAGGGGGACATAGCCGAAGCCATGCTGTTCTGTCTACTGCACGCCGAGGCTGCTGAGGAGATCGTAGAGTGTGTCACAGAGTCCCTCTCCATCCTCAAGACACCACTCCCCAAGAAG ATTGCACGGTTGTATCTAGTCTCTGATGTGCTGTACAACTCATCTGCTAAAGTAGCCAATGCGTCGTACTACAGAAAATA CTTTGAGACCAAGCTTTGCCAGGTCTTCTCAGACCTCAATGCAACGTACAAGACGATACAGGGTCACCTGCAGTCTGAGAACTTTAAG CAACGAGTGATGTCGTGTTTCCGTGCGTGGGAGGACTGGGCCGTGTACCCAGATCCCTTCCTCATCAAGCTGCAGAACATCTTCCTGGGTCTAGTCAACCTATCAGCTGATAAGGAGGCTCCCGCTCCCATCACAGTAGAG AAACCATCAGTTGAACACCTGGcccctggtctactgtcccagCCTGAGTCAGCAGAGGACATCGACGGGGCCCCCATCGGGGAGGATATGGATGGGGCCTCTCTGGAGGACGTGGATGGGGTCCCTATAGGGCTGGATGGAGGGACCATGGTGGACGGGGCCCCCCTAGGCTCTGCCCCCCTAGTCTCCGTCCCCCTTGACAGAGCCCTGCTGGGGATGGACGATCTGGACGGAGTGCCCATTAAGGCCCCGGAGGAGGACATAGACGGAGTGCCCT TGGATCATGCTGCAGCCAAAGCAGCATCCTTTAAAGTAGCACCTTCAAAATGGGAAGCAGTGGACGAGTCTGAGCTAGAAGCACAGG ccGTGACCACCTCTAAATGGGAGATCTTTGAGCAGCCAGAGGAGAAGAAGGACGAGGATGACAGTGATGATGAGGACACCAAGAGTTCCCGGTCAGAAGAGCCTCCGAGTTACCCCAACCCCATCAGAGACGACTTGGACTCCAAGACCAAGCACTCTGAGATGAATGAGGACAGACGCACCAAGCTCCGGGAAATAGAG GTCAAAGTGATGAAGTTCCAGGATGAGTTGGAGTCTGGGAAAAAGCCCAAGAAGTCTGGCCAGAGTCTCCAAGAGCAGGTGGAAAACTACAGAGAGAAACTCTTACAGAAG GAAAAAGAAAAGGAGAAActggaacgagagaaagagagggagaaaaaggacAAGGAGAAAAGCGAAGCTCGCTCTAAAGACATCAAGAAGGAGAAGGAGTCAACTCCAACCAGGAAAGACAG GCGTGGCCTGTCTCCTGTGGTTGCTAGGAAACGGCGCCACAGCGGCTCACCCGGCAGCCCCCCACGGAGCAGCAGTAGACGGGTGCGCTCCCCATCCCCCCGCTCCGAAAGGTCAGAACGCCTCTACTCCAAGGACGTAGGGTCATCACGATCCCGCTCCTCCCACAAAGACTCCCCTCGAACCACCATCATCAAGAAGTCCTCCAAAAG GTCTCCCTCGTTATCCCGCACGCCCAAACGGTCCCGGAGGTCACGCTCCAGAACACCCAAGAAATCCACCAAAAAATCCTGTTCAAAATCACGGTCCCCACACCGGTCCCACAAGAAATCAAAGAAGAGTAAACACTGA
- the LOC118361635 gene encoding U2 snRNP-associated SURP motif-containing protein isoform X1, whose protein sequence is MADRTPGGTQKANAKALLESKLKSFSIGKMAVSKRTLSKKEQEDIKKKEDERAAAEIYEEFLAAFEGGEGKVKAFVRGGIANATKEEAASDDKKGKLYKPKSRFETAAAPKSSFLPLETPPQFLTLDKRHTLKKANEKEKKKSNLELFKEELKQIQEERDERHKMKGRVSRFEPLSGMEGKRSSLDSSSRRNRPSSVLDDAAPGSHDVGDPSTTNLYLGNINPQMNEEMLCQEFGRYGPLASVKIMWPRTDEERARERNCGFVAFMNRRDAERALKNLNAKMIMNFEMKLGWGKGVPIPPHPIYIPPSMVEHTLPPPPSGLPFNAQPCERLKNPNAALLPPPKNKEEFDKTLSQAIVKVVIPTERNLLSLIHRMIEFVVREGPMFEAMIMNRELSNPMYRFLFENQSPAHVYYRWKLYSILQGEAPTKWRTDDFRMFKNGSLWRPPPLNPYLHGNFEEGEGPEEEEVEPGKKGCLKEEERDQLEEMLRALTPRKGDIAEAMLFCLLHAEAAEEIVECVTESLSILKTPLPKKIARLYLVSDVLYNSSAKVANASYYRKYFETKLCQVFSDLNATYKTIQGHLQSENFKQRVMSCFRAWEDWAVYPDPFLIKLQNIFLGLVNLSADKEAPAPITVEKPSVEHLAPGLLSQPESAEDIDGAPIGEDMDGASLEDVDGVPIGLDGGTMVDGAPLGSAPLVSVPLDRALLGMDDLDGVPIKAPEEDIDGVPLDHAAAKAASFKVAPSKWEAVDESELEAQAVTTSKWEIFEQPEEKKDEDDSDDEDTKSSRSEEPPSYPNPIRDDLDSKTKHSEMNEDRRTKLREIEVKVMKFQDELESGKKPKKSGQSLQEQVENYREKLLQKEKEKEKLEREKEREKKDKEKSEARSKDIKKEKESTPTRKDRRGLSPVVARKRRHSGSPGSPPRSSSRRVRSPSPRSERSERLYSKDVGSSRSRSSHKDSPRTTIIKKSSKRSPSLSRTPKRSRRSRSRTPKKSTKKSCSKSRSPHRSHKKSKKSKH, encoded by the exons ATGGCGGACAGAACGCCTGGTGGTACGCAGAAAGCCAACGCAAAG GCGCTGCTGGAGAGCAAGTTGAAGTCCTTCAGCATTGGAAAAATGGCCGTGAGTAAGAGGACCCTAAGCAAGAAGGAACAAGAGGATATCAAAAAGAAG GAGGATGAGCGGGCAGCTGCAGAGATCTATGAAGAGTTCCTGGCTGCGttcgagggaggagagggaaaggtcaAGGCCTTCGTCCGGGGGGGCATTGCTAATGCAACTAAAG AGGAGGCTGCTTCTGATGATAAGAAGGGCAAGCTGTATAAACCTAAGTCACGCTTTGAAACAGCAGCAGCACCGAAAAGCAGCTTCCTGCCTTTGGAAACCCCTCCGCAGTTTTTAACATTAGATAAAAGACAT ACACTGAAGAAAGCAAATGAAAAGGAAAAGAAGAAGAGTAATCTAGAGCTCTTTAAGGAAGAACTTAAACA aaTACAGGAAGAGCGGGATGAAAGACACAAGATGAAAGGCAGAGTCAGTCGATTTGAACCTCTCTCCGGGATGGAGGGAAAACGCTCCTCAT TGGATAGTTCTTCAAGAAGAAACCGTCCGTCCAGTG tTTTGGATGACGCTGCACCTGGTTCCCATGACGTCGGAGACCCCTCTACAACTAACTTATACCTCGGCAACATCAACCCACAG ATGAATGAGGAGATGCTGTGTCAGGAGTTTGGGCGCTACGGCCCTCTGGCCAGCGTGAAGATCATGTGGCCGCGGACAGATgaagagagggccagggagaggaACTGTGGCTTTGTGGCCTTCATGAACCGGAGGGATGCGGAGAGAGCTCTGAAGAATCTCAACG CGAAGATGATCATGAACTTTGAAATGAAGCTGGGCTGGGGTAAAGGCGTGCCCATCCCCCCTCACCCCATCTACATCCCCCCGTCTATGGTGGAGCACACACTCCCCCCGCCGCCCTCCGGCCTGCCCTTCAACGCACAGCCCTGTGAGAGGCTGAAGAACCCCAACGCCGCCCTGCTCCCTCCGCCCAAGAACAAGGAGGAATTCGACAAG ACTCTGTCGCAAGCCATAGTCAAAGTGGTTATCCCAACAGAAAG GAATTTGCTCTCTCTCATCCACCGAATGATCGAGTTTGTGGTGCGTGAGGGCCCCATGTTCGAAGCCATGATCATGAATCGAGAGCTCAGCAACCCCATGTACag GTTTCTGTTTGAGAACCAGAGCCCAGCACACGTGTACTACCGCTGGAAACTCTACTCCATACTACAG GGAGAAGCACCAACAAAATGGCGGACGGACGACTTCCGCATGTTCAAGAACGGCTCGCTGTGGCGCCCTCCTCCCCTCAATCCCTACCTGCACGGCAATTTTGAGGAGGGGGAGGGgcctgaggaggaagaggtggagccTGGGAAGAAAGGCTGCCTAAAAGAAGA AGAGCGTGATCAGCTGGAGGAGATGTTGAGGGCTCTGACTCCTAGAAAGGGGGACATAGCCGAAGCCATGCTGTTCTGTCTACTGCACGCCGAGGCTGCTGAGGAGATCGTAGAGTGTGTCACAGAGTCCCTCTCCATCCTCAAGACACCACTCCCCAAGAAG ATTGCACGGTTGTATCTAGTCTCTGATGTGCTGTACAACTCATCTGCTAAAGTAGCCAATGCGTCGTACTACAGAAAATA CTTTGAGACCAAGCTTTGCCAGGTCTTCTCAGACCTCAATGCAACGTACAAGACGATACAGGGTCACCTGCAGTCTGAGAACTTTAAG CAACGAGTGATGTCGTGTTTCCGTGCGTGGGAGGACTGGGCCGTGTACCCAGATCCCTTCCTCATCAAGCTGCAGAACATCTTCCTGGGTCTAGTCAACCTATCAGCTGATAAGGAGGCTCCCGCTCCCATCACAGTAGAG AAACCATCAGTTGAACACCTGGcccctggtctactgtcccagCCTGAGTCAGCAGAGGACATCGACGGGGCCCCCATCGGGGAGGATATGGATGGGGCCTCTCTGGAGGACGTGGATGGGGTCCCTATAGGGCTGGATGGAGGGACCATGGTGGACGGGGCCCCCCTAGGCTCTGCCCCCCTAGTCTCCGTCCCCCTTGACAGAGCCCTGCTGGGGATGGACGATCTGGACGGAGTGCCCATTAAGGCCCCGGAGGAGGACATAGACGGAGTGCCCT TGGATCATGCTGCAGCCAAAGCAGCATCCTTTAAAGTAGCACCTTCAAAATGGGAAGCAGTGGACGAGTCTGAGCTAGAAGCACAGG ccGTGACCACCTCTAAATGGGAGATCTTTGAGCAGCCAGAGGAGAAGAAGGACGAGGATGACAGTGATGATGAGGACACCAAGAGTTCCCGGTCAGAAGAGCCTCCGAGTTACCCCAACCCCATCAGAGACGACTTGGACTCCAAGACCAAGCACTCTGAGATGAATGAGGACAGACGCACCAAGCTCCGGGAAATAGAG GTCAAAGTGATGAAGTTCCAGGATGAGTTGGAGTCTGGGAAAAAGCCCAAGAAGTCTGGCCAGAGTCTCCAAGAGCAGGTGGAAAACTACAGAGAGAAACTCTTACAGAAG GAAAAAGAAAAGGAGAAActggaacgagagaaagagagggagaaaaaggacAAGGAGAAAAGCGAAGCTCGCTCTAAAGACATCAAGAAGGAGAAGGAGTCAACTCCAACCAGGAAAGACAG GCGTGGCCTGTCTCCTGTGGTTGCTAGGAAACGGCGCCACAGCGGCTCACCCGGCAGCCCCCCACGGAGCAGCAGTAGACGGGTGCGCTCCCCATCCCCCCGCTCCGAAAGGTCAGAACGCCTCTACTCCAAGGACGTAGGGTCATCACGATCCCGCTCCTCCCACAAAGACTCCCCTCGAACCACCATCATCAAGAAGTCCTCCAAAAG GTCTCCCTCGTTATCCCGCACGCCCAAACGGTCCCGGAGGTCACGCTCCAGAACACCCAAGAAATCCACCAAAAAATCCTGTTCAAAATCACGGTCCCCACACCGGTCCCACAAGAAATCAAAGAAGAGTAAACACTGA
- the LOC118361635 gene encoding U2 snRNP-associated SURP motif-containing protein isoform X3 — translation MIEFVVREGPMFEAMIMNRELSNPMYRFLFENQSPAHVYYRWKLYSILQGEAPTKWRTDDFRMFKNGSLWRPPPLNPYLHGNFEEGEGPEEEEVEPGKKGCLKEEERDQLEEMLRALTPRKGDIAEAMLFCLLHAEAAEEIVECVTESLSILKTPLPKKIARLYLVSDVLYNSSAKVANASYYRKYFETKLCQVFSDLNATYKTIQGHLQSENFKQRVMSCFRAWEDWAVYPDPFLIKLQNIFLGLVNLSADKEAPAPITVEKPSVEHLAPGLLSQPESAEDIDGAPIGEDMDGASLEDVDGVPIGLDGGTMVDGAPLGSAPLVSVPLDRALLGMDDLDGVPIKAPEEDIDGVPLDHAAAKAASFKVAPSKWEAVDESELEAQAVTTSKWEIFEQPEEKKDEDDSDDEDTKSSRSEEPPSYPNPIRDDLDSKTKHSEMNEDRRTKLREIEVKVMKFQDELESGKKPKKSGQSLQEQVENYREKLLQKEKEKEKLEREKEREKKDKEKSEARSKDIKKEKESTPTRKDRRGLSPVVARKRRHSGSPGSPPRSSSRRVRSPSPRSERSERLYSKDVGSSRSRSSHKDSPRTTIIKKSSKRSPSLSRTPKRSRRSRSRTPKKSTKKSCSKSRSPHRSHKKSKKSKH, via the exons ATGATCGAGTTTGTGGTGCGTGAGGGCCCCATGTTCGAAGCCATGATCATGAATCGAGAGCTCAGCAACCCCATGTACag GTTTCTGTTTGAGAACCAGAGCCCAGCACACGTGTACTACCGCTGGAAACTCTACTCCATACTACAG GGAGAAGCACCAACAAAATGGCGGACGGACGACTTCCGCATGTTCAAGAACGGCTCGCTGTGGCGCCCTCCTCCCCTCAATCCCTACCTGCACGGCAATTTTGAGGAGGGGGAGGGgcctgaggaggaagaggtggagccTGGGAAGAAAGGCTGCCTAAAAGAAGA AGAGCGTGATCAGCTGGAGGAGATGTTGAGGGCTCTGACTCCTAGAAAGGGGGACATAGCCGAAGCCATGCTGTTCTGTCTACTGCACGCCGAGGCTGCTGAGGAGATCGTAGAGTGTGTCACAGAGTCCCTCTCCATCCTCAAGACACCACTCCCCAAGAAG ATTGCACGGTTGTATCTAGTCTCTGATGTGCTGTACAACTCATCTGCTAAAGTAGCCAATGCGTCGTACTACAGAAAATA CTTTGAGACCAAGCTTTGCCAGGTCTTCTCAGACCTCAATGCAACGTACAAGACGATACAGGGTCACCTGCAGTCTGAGAACTTTAAG CAACGAGTGATGTCGTGTTTCCGTGCGTGGGAGGACTGGGCCGTGTACCCAGATCCCTTCCTCATCAAGCTGCAGAACATCTTCCTGGGTCTAGTCAACCTATCAGCTGATAAGGAGGCTCCCGCTCCCATCACAGTAGAG AAACCATCAGTTGAACACCTGGcccctggtctactgtcccagCCTGAGTCAGCAGAGGACATCGACGGGGCCCCCATCGGGGAGGATATGGATGGGGCCTCTCTGGAGGACGTGGATGGGGTCCCTATAGGGCTGGATGGAGGGACCATGGTGGACGGGGCCCCCCTAGGCTCTGCCCCCCTAGTCTCCGTCCCCCTTGACAGAGCCCTGCTGGGGATGGACGATCTGGACGGAGTGCCCATTAAGGCCCCGGAGGAGGACATAGACGGAGTGCCCT TGGATCATGCTGCAGCCAAAGCAGCATCCTTTAAAGTAGCACCTTCAAAATGGGAAGCAGTGGACGAGTCTGAGCTAGAAGCACAGG ccGTGACCACCTCTAAATGGGAGATCTTTGAGCAGCCAGAGGAGAAGAAGGACGAGGATGACAGTGATGATGAGGACACCAAGAGTTCCCGGTCAGAAGAGCCTCCGAGTTACCCCAACCCCATCAGAGACGACTTGGACTCCAAGACCAAGCACTCTGAGATGAATGAGGACAGACGCACCAAGCTCCGGGAAATAGAG GTCAAAGTGATGAAGTTCCAGGATGAGTTGGAGTCTGGGAAAAAGCCCAAGAAGTCTGGCCAGAGTCTCCAAGAGCAGGTGGAAAACTACAGAGAGAAACTCTTACAGAAG GAAAAAGAAAAGGAGAAActggaacgagagaaagagagggagaaaaaggacAAGGAGAAAAGCGAAGCTCGCTCTAAAGACATCAAGAAGGAGAAGGAGTCAACTCCAACCAGGAAAGACAG GCGTGGCCTGTCTCCTGTGGTTGCTAGGAAACGGCGCCACAGCGGCTCACCCGGCAGCCCCCCACGGAGCAGCAGTAGACGGGTGCGCTCCCCATCCCCCCGCTCCGAAAGGTCAGAACGCCTCTACTCCAAGGACGTAGGGTCATCACGATCCCGCTCCTCCCACAAAGACTCCCCTCGAACCACCATCATCAAGAAGTCCTCCAAAAG GTCTCCCTCGTTATCCCGCACGCCCAAACGGTCCCGGAGGTCACGCTCCAGAACACCCAAGAAATCCACCAAAAAATCCTGTTCAAAATCACGGTCCCCACACCGGTCCCACAAGAAATCAAAGAAGAGTAAACACTGA
- the LOC118361636 gene encoding procollagen C-endopeptidase enhancer 2: MSFMPAGENRRSGAWSVHPIMLRICSVFCAWSVLFLTEVCGQSQRRPTFTCGGNITGGSGVIGSPGYPGVYPPNTKCVWRITVPEGKVVVLSFRFIDLESDNLCRYDYVDVYSGHVSGQRLGRFCGTFRPGALVSTGNKMLIQMVSDANTAGSGFLAVYSAAQPHERGDQYCGGRLVKPSGSFKTPNWPEKDYPAGVTCSWHIVAPKNQIIEVKFEKFDVERDNYCRYDYVAIFNGAEINDAKRIGKYCGDSPPDPVFSEGNQLLIQFLSDLSLTADGFIGHYKFRPKKFPTPTVPATTTTPAATTRPIPLKYSLALCQQKCKRSGTVESNYCTSDFVITGTVITAVVRGGSMYATISIINVYKEGNLAIQQAGKTMSTKIIVLCKKCPSIRRGLNYIFMGSADEDGKGKIAPHHFVMAFKAKNQRGLNVLKNKRC; the protein is encoded by the exons ATGTCATTCATGCCAGCGGGCGAAAACAGGCGAAGTGGTGCCTGGTCAGTTCACCCGATAATGTTGAGAATTTGCAGTGTTTTTTGCGCATGGAGTGTACTGTTTTTGACAGAAGTCTGCGGGCAGTCACAACGGAG ACCAACGTTTACATGCGGAGGGAATATAACGGGGGGTTCTGGGGTCATTGGGAGCCCGGGGTATCCAGGGGTGTACCCCCCAAATACCAAATGTGTTTGGAGAATCACG GTCCCTGAGGGTAAAGTGGTGGTCCTGTCCTTCCGCTTCATTGACCTGGAGAGTGACAACCTGTGCCGCTATGACTACGTGGATGTTTACAGTGGCCATGTGAGTGGCCAGAGGCTGGGCCGCTTCTGTGGGACTTTCAGGCCAGGCGCCCTGGTCTCCACAGGCAACAAGATGCTcattcagatggtgtctgatGCCAACACAGCTGGGAGTGGCTTCCTGGCAGTGTACTCTGCTGCCCAGCCGCATGAGAGAG GGGATCAGTACTGTGGCGGTCGTCTGGTTAAACCCTCCGGGTCCTTTAAGACCCCTAACTGGCCTGAGAAAGACTACCCTGCAGGGGTCACCTGCTCATGGCACATAGTGGCTCCTAAGAACCAG ATTATTGAGGTGAAGTTTGAGAAGTTCGATGTGGAAAGAGACAACTACTGTCGATATGACTATGTGGCCATTTTCAACGGGGCAGAGATCAACGATGCCAAGAGGATCGGGAAGTACTGTGGCGATAGCCCTCCAGA tccaGTATTCTCTGAAGGTAACCAGCTCCTGATCCAGTTCCTCTCAGACCTCAGTTTAACAGCAGACGGGTTCATCGGCCACTACAAGTTTAGACCCAAGAAGTTCCCCACCCCCACGGTACCAGCGACCACCACCACCCCAGCAGCTACCACCAGACCCATAC CCCTGAAGTACTCTTTAGCTCTGTGCCAGCAGAAATGCAAAAGAAGTGGAACCGTTGAGAGCAACTACTGTACCAGTGACTTTG TGATAACAGGAACTGTCATCACGGCGGTGGTGCGAGGAGGCAGCATGTACGCCACCATCTCCATCATCAACGTCTACAAAGAAGGCAACCTGGCCATCCAGCAGGCCGGCAAGACCATGAGCACCAAGATCATCGTGCTCTGCAAGAAGTGTCCATCCATCAGACGAG GCCTCAACTACATCTTCATGGGCTCAGCGGACGAGGATGGGAAGGGGAAGATCGCCCCCCATCACTTCGTCATGGCCTTCAAGGCTAAGAACCAGAGGGGACTCAACGTACTGAAGAACAAACGCTGCTGA